From the genome of Dryobates pubescens isolate bDryPub1 chromosome 5, bDryPub1.pri, whole genome shotgun sequence, one region includes:
- the PSMC3 gene encoding 26S proteasome regulatory subunit 6A: MASVWDESEDGVGEEVLKMSTEEIVQRTRLLDSEIKIMKSEVLRVTHELQAMKDKIKENSEKIKVNKTLPYLVSNVIELLDVDPNDQEEDGANIDLDSQRKGKCAVIKTSTRQTYFLPVIGLVDAEKLKPGDLVGVNKDSYLILETLPTEYDSRVKAMEVDERPTEQYSDIGGLDKQIQELVEAIVLPMNHKEKFENLGIQPPKGVLMYGPPGTGKTLLARACAAQTKATFLKLAGPQLVQMFIGDGAKLVRDAFALAKEKAPSIIFIDELDAIGTKRFDSEKAGDREVQRTMLELLNQLDGFQPNTQVKVIAATNRVDILDPALLRSGRLDRKIEFPMPNEEARARIMQIHSRKMNVSPDVNYEELARCTDDFNGAQCKAVCVEAGMIALRRGATELTHEDYMEGILEVQAKKKANLQYYA; encoded by the exons ATGGCGTCGGTGTGGGATGAGTCTGAG GATGGCGTCGGCGAGGAGGTGCTGAAGATGTCCACGGAGGAGATCGTGCAGCGCACGCGTCTCCTCGACAGCGAGATCAAG ATCATGAAGAGTGAAGTACTAAGAGTGACCCATGAGCTTCAGGCCATGAAAGATAAGATCAAGGAGAACAGTGAGAAGATCAAAGTGAACAAAACCCTGCCCTACCTTGTCTCCAACGTTATTGAG CTCTTGGATGTTGATCCCAATGaccaggaggaggatggagcaaacATTGACCTGGATTCCCAGAGAAAGGGCAAGTGTGCTGTGATCAAGACCTCTACACGCCAG ACATATTTCCTCCCCGTTATTGGGTTGGTTGATGCTGAGAAGTTGAAGCCTGGAGACCTAGTG GGAGTGAATAAAGACTCTTACCTGATCCTGGAGACTCTACCTACTGAGTATGATTCACGGGTGAAGGCCATGGAGGTGGATGAGAGACCTACAGAGCAGTACAGTGACATTGGGGGGCTGGATAAACAGATTCAAGAG CTTGTGGAGGCCATTGTCCTGCCAATGAATCACAAGGAGAAGTTTGAGAACTTGGGTATACAGCCTCCCAAAGGAGTTCTTATGTATGGGCCTCCAGGAACGGGAAAGACGCTGTTAGCTCGAGCTTGTGCTGCCCAGACCAAG GCTACTTTCTTGAAGCTCGCAGGCCCACAGCTCGTGCAGATGTTTATTGGTGATGGAGCTAAGCTGGTACGCGACGCTTTTGCTCTAGCCAAGGAAAAGGCTCCTTCCATCATTTTTATTGATGAACTGGATGCCATCGGCACTAAAAG GTTTGACAGTGAGAAGGCTGGTGATCGCGAGGTGCAGAGAAccatgctggagctgcttaATCAGTTAGATGGTTTCCAGCCCAACACACAAGTCAAG GTGATTGCTGCAACCAACCGTGTGGATATCTTGGACCCAGCTTTGCTCCGCTCCGGACGATTAGATCGCAAGATAGAGTTCCCAATGCCTAATGAGGAGGCCAGAGCCAGAATTATGCAGATCCATTCCCGCAAAATGAATGTCAG CCCTGATGTGAACTATGAGGAGCTGGCTCGCTGCACAGACGACTTCAACGGGGCACAGTGCAAGGCTGTGTGTGTCGAGGCG GGGATGATCGCCCTCCGTCGTGGAGCTACAGAGCTCACCCATGAGGACTACATGGAAGGAATTCTGGAGGTTCAAGCCAAGAAAAAAGCCAATCTGCAGTACTACGCCTGA